From Penaeus monodon isolate SGIC_2016 chromosome 6, NSTDA_Pmon_1, whole genome shotgun sequence, the proteins below share one genomic window:
- the LOC119574112 gene encoding LOW QUALITY PROTEIN: endoplasmic reticulum chaperone BiP-like (The sequence of the model RefSeq protein was modified relative to this genomic sequence to represent the inferred CDS: inserted 1 base in 1 codon): MNLRLRSLICLMALSAASEGQDGALDTVIGIDLGTMYSSVGVFRDGQVEVVPNERGNRATPSYVAFTADGRRLVGEEALEQLPDNPSNTLFNVKRILGRAWDDKFVQNDLQFADYTLVQRGRKPLFSVSTPAANLTLTPEEVAAMVLAKMKEVAEAHLGHSVSQAVVXVPAFFNDAQRQATKDAAAIAGLTVREIINEPTAAAIAYGIRKDVARANVLVLDVGGGTFDASILRISDGVYQVAATGGNTSLGGEDFTQRIVEYFIELFKRSQKLDFKGDTVTIQRIRPHIEKAKRSLSFGNYVWVEVPSLVMDTDFTEPFYRLEFEDISRDLLQAVVDTVEGVLDDSGLQRSEIDDILLVGGSTRIPLLQKMISDALGGKEYCRGLNPDESVAYGAAAQAAILSGRDISSIVVVDVNPLTLGIETNDAVMSPMIRRNSAIPAKKSQIFSTVVDNQEMITFRVFEGERPLTKDNHFLGEFTLRLQPAPRGVPQIEVTFEVNTDGILRISALDTGTGRREELTITNDEKRLSKEDIERMVRASQDLVDEDTKLHDWLNSRNNFEFYAYQVKGRIFKEGAALFEDEKSAAERAIEEKLRWLQDHPDAAIDEVLAQRKELEKVVEPIVAKIAKKDEL, encoded by the exons ATGAACCTCAGACTAAGATCTTTGATTTGCCTGATGGCACTCTCGGCGGCATCGGAGGGTCAAGACGGGGCACTCGACACTGTCATCGGCATCGACCTTGGCACTATGTATTCCAG CGTGGGCGTGTTCCGCGACGGCCAGGTGGAGGTCGTCCCCAACGAGCGCGGCAACCGGGCCACGCCCTCGTACGTGGCGTTCACGGCGGACGGGCGGCGGCTGGTCGGCGAGGAAGCCCTGGAGCAGCTGCCGGACAACCCGTCCAACACCCTCTTCAACGTCAAGCGGATCCTCGGCCGGGCGTGGGACGACAAGTTCGTGCAGAACGACCTGCAGTTCGCCGACTACACGCTGGTGCAGCGCGGGCGCAAGCCGCTCTTCTCCGTGTCGACGCCCGCGGCCAACCTGACGCTCACGCCCGAGGAGGTCGCGGCCATGGTCCTGGCCAAGATGAAGGAGGTCGCTGAGGCGCACCTGGGCCACAGCGTCAGCCAGGCCGTCG AGGTCCCCGCCTTCTTCAACGACGCCCAGCGCCAGGCCACGAAGGACGCCGCCGCCATCGCCGGCCTGACGGTGCGCGAGATCATCAACGAGCCCACGGCGGCCGCCATCGCCTACGGCATCCGCAAGGACGTGGCCCGGGCGAACGTGCTGGTGCTGGACGTGGGCGGCGGCACGTTCGACGCGTCTATCCTCAGGATCAGCGACGGCGTGTACCAGGTGGCGGCCACCGGCGGCAACACGTCCCTGGGGGGCGAGGACTTCACCCAGCGGATCGTCGAGTACTTCATCGAGCTGTTCAAGAGGAGCCAGAAGCTGGACTTCAAGGGCGACACCGTCACCATCCAGCGCATCCGGCCGCACATCGAGAAGGCGAAGCGGTCTCTGTCTTTCGGGAACTACGTGTGGGTGGAGGTGCCTTCGCTCGTCATGGACACGGACTTCACGGAGCCCTTCTACCGCCTCGAGTTCGAGGACATCAGCAGGGACCTGCTTCAGGCCGTGGTCGACACCGTCGAAGGCGTCCTGGACGACTCCGGCCTGCAGAGGAGCGAGATCGACGACATCCTCCTGGTGGGGGGGTCCACGCGCATCCCGCTGCTGCAGAAGATGATCTCGGACGCCCTCGGCGGCAAGGAATACTGCCGCGGCCTCAACCCGGACGAGAGCGTGGCGTACGGGGCGGCGGCGCAAGCGGCCATCCTCTCGGGCAGGGACATCTCCAGCATCGTGGTGGTGGACGTGAACCCGCTGACGCTGGGGATCGAGACGAACGACGCCGTCATGTCGCCGATGATCCGCAGGAACTCCGCCATTCCCGCCAAGAAGTCCCAGATCTTCTCGACGGTCGTCGACAACCAGGAGATGATCACCTTCCGGGTGTTCGAGGGCGAGCGCCCCCTTACCAAGGACAACCACTTCCTGGGCGAATTCACCCTCAGGCTCCAGCCGGCGCCCCGGGGTGTGCCCCAGATAGAGGTGACCTTCGAGGTCAACACCGACGGCATCCTGCGCATCTCGGCGCTGGACACGGGCACCGGCAGGAGGGAGGAGCTCACCATCACGAACGACGAGAAGCGCCTCTCCAAGGAGGACATCGAGAGGATGGTGAGGGCGTCGCAGGACCTCGTCGACGAGGACACCAAGCTCCACGACTGGCTCAACTCGAGGAACAACTTCGAGTTCTACGCCTACCAGGTCAAGGGCCGCATCTTCAAGGAGGGGGCGGCGCTGTTCGAGGACGAGAAGAGTGCCGCCGAGAGAGCGATCGAGGAGAAGCTGCGGTGGCTGCAGGACCACCCCGACGCGGCCATCGACGAAGTCCTCGCCCAGAGGAAGGAGCTGGAGAAGGTCGTGGAGCCGATCGTCGCCAAAATCGCCAAGAAGGATGAGCTGTGA